The following is a genomic window from Vitis vinifera cultivar Pinot Noir 40024 chromosome 6, ASM3070453v1.
ttatttaaattaaagtcaatttaagtcattaagtaataaatattaagttctACCAAACACTTCCcttataagggaaaaaaaacaaccTATCTATTACTCTAAAACCGTATCTATTAATGAATTGAggtgattttaatatttcattaattaatgCATGGATTTAAGAAGAAGCCAGAAGAAAGTCATGAGAATTACATAACTGAAAAACATGATGTTAATGATATCTTGAAACTCGTCATATTTATCCTcaggatttctcaaaaaatctTAAAGAGATTTTCAAGTCTTTTATTTAAGAACAAACTGCAcaacataaatttaattattcagAATAATAGAGTGGGAAATAACTTAGTACCTTTAAATTAAGATGGAGATTAGATTAGgggataaaaataattattgttattatttaataCCCAAATAAATATACTAGTATATTTTATTAAGGAAAGGAGATCGGTAAGAATAGAAACTCTAGGGCCGTAGGTTTCTATTAGAATTATATAAGATAGGATTCAAGAAAGCAGAATAGAAACCATTCTCCTGATCAAATCTTTCTCCGGCTACACTTCTTTCAGTCCACTTCTCACAACCAGGTTCCaggttgtttttttgttttttttgtcaaGGGTCTGATGGGGGAAGCTGTACCTTGTGACGGCGAAGAGAGGCAAGGTTTAGGCTCCGCTGGTTTACCGGAAAATTGGCTTTCTTCGAAGCCAATCAACACTCCGATGGGAGGTGGCGACGAAGTTGATGATGGGAAAAGTAATAGAGTAATAGTGGAGGCAAGACTGGAATGCAACATCAGCAGCAAAGGGTTGGGTTGTTCAGAAGGTTTCAAGGGTCGGATGAGAGCTCGCCTTGATGATCAGGGCAACAGAGTCAGTCGTTCCAACAAGAATAAGACTTGGAACCTCAAGAACGGATCAGAGGGTGGTGTTGCTGAGAATATTGGTGGAACTGATCAAGCCAAGTGCCCTGTTTGTTCCAAGAATTTCCATTCGAAGAAGGCCATGTACGGGCACATGAGGTGCCATCCTGAGAGAGAATGGAGGGGGATCGATCCTCCGCCCTCCGCCAAGACTGTTTCTTGCTCCTCTGTGTCGCAGGGAATTGATGGTTTGAGCCATGCGTCCATGACATCGACCGTGGTTTCATCTGATATTAGTCCTTCTCAGCCTCCTTTGCAGTGGACGAAAACTGGAAGGAGGGGCCAGAATCGCATCATCAACTTATATTCTTCTTCGGGTTCGTCCTGTAATATCAGCTCATCGCAGAACAAAGGAATTGAGGAAAAGCATCAAGTTTCTGAACGTGCAGGCCTGCAGAAGAGGCAACAACTTAAGATGTTACAAGTTGGGAACCTAAGGGATTATCCATCCAAGAAGCTGAAAATCCATGAAAGAGGGGCTTTGGGGTTCAGAGGCCAAGAAGATGCTGGAAACAAAAGTGGTGCTTCTTGGAAGGACTTTCTAAAAATAGGGTTCAATTTGGGACCAAAAGAAGTTGATACGGACAAGAAGAGTAGTGATGATAGAATTATACCTGGGGGACAACTTGATGATCAGATTGCAAAGAATACAAAGAAGAGGACTCCAAAGTTCGTAAGCTATATGGATGTTTCTGATAATAACCGGTTTCTGAAGACATTATTACCGAGGAAATATAAATGCGGCACTTTTCCGACTTACCAAGCCTTGACCATGGGGAATAAATATGCATCATCTTCACATACCGCAGCTTCTGAGGAAGAAGGCCAAGCCCTTGGCACTTCCAAGCATGCCAAGCAGGTGGTGCAAAAATCCCACAAGTGCCGGATCTGCAACAAGAGCTTCCCCACGGGTCAGGCTCTTGGGGGCCACCAGATAACTCACCGGCCGAAGCCAGCCCAATTAGCTACAACCAAGCAAGAAGCCAGCCAGAATGCAGGTCCAAGAGTTTTGGATTTTGATCTCAACGAGCTTCCCCCAATGGGAAAAGAATGAAGGTGGTGCAGTGTTCTCCCTACAATTCAGTAAGTTGCACTTATTGAGTAAAGGCTTATagattttgtaattttccttATGGGATGAT
Proteins encoded in this region:
- the LOC104879682 gene encoding uncharacterized protein LOC104879682; amino-acid sequence: MGEAVPCDGEERQGLGSAGLPENWLSSKPINTPMGGGDEVDDGKSNRVIVEARLECNISSKGLGCSEGFKGRMRARLDDQGNRVSRSNKNKTWNLKNGSEGGVAENIGGTDQAKCPVCSKNFHSKKAMYGHMRCHPEREWRGIDPPPSAKTVSCSSVSQGIDGLSHASMTSTVVSSDISPSQPPLQWTKTGRRGQNRIINLYSSSGSSCNISSSQNKGIEEKHQVSERAGLQKRQQLKMLQVGNLRDYPSKKLKIHERGALGFRGQEDAGNKSGASWKDFLKIGFNLGPKEVDTDKKSSDDRIIPGGQLDDQIAKNTKKRTPKFVSYMDVSDNNRFLKTLLPRKYKCGTFPTYQALTMGNKYASSSHTAASEEEGQALGTSKHAKQVVQKSHKCRICNKSFPTGQALGGHQITHRPKPAQLATTKQEASQNAGPRVLDFDLNELPPMGKE